A DNA window from Leishmania braziliensis MHOM/BR/75/M2904 complete genome, chromosome 5 contains the following coding sequences:
- a CDS encoding surface antigen-like protein, whose amino-acid sequence MATIISVLAAVAVLAAVLALACVAPTASAATAPPATISDASTEYFVKLWADKYPLNYVWSGKDICKYEGISCDTVKQTVTMLLPRVGLTGTIPRFGSKSGFIPANVRVVTINLMDNPGLSDAFPEHYGQLTRLQELYLMNTSLQGTIPQTWNNLANLAILDVSKTKACGNLPAWDSKGMKSLQYMHFKGNNLMKGSVPASLATFGAVSFETTGSRLCGCIPLEFGSSTYMMMQLIRDQPQLNTANCATTNMCTPQDLNCNAKPNAAAIGYSGASVAAVVTSVLVTVASLLA is encoded by the coding sequence ATGGCCACCATCATCAGCGTTCTCGCCGCTGTGGCAGTTCTCGCCGCCGTGCTCGCGCTGGCCTGCGTCGCGCCCACAGCCTCAGCCGCTACCGCTCCCCCCGCTACCATCTCCGACGCAAGCACGGAGTACTTTGTGAAGCTGTGGGCAGACAAGTACCCACTCAACTACGTGTGGTCCGGCAAAGACATATGCAAGTACGAGGGTATCTCCTGCGACACAGTGAAGCAGACGGTGACGATGCTGCTCCCCAGGGTCGGCCTCACCGGCACCATCCCCCGCTTCGGCTCCAAGTCTGGCTTTATACCCGCCAATGTGCGTGTGGTCACCATCAACCTCATGGACAACCCGGGGCTCAGTGACGCCTTCCCGGAGCACTACGGCCAGTTGACGCGACTGCAGGAGCTGTACCTGATGAACACGTCGCTGCAGGGCACGATCCCACAGACATGGAATAACCTCGCGAACCTGGCTATTCTGGACGTGTCGAAGACAAAGGCCTGCGGTAACCTGCCGGCCTGGGACTCCAAGGGAATGAAGTCGCTCCAGTATATGCACTTCAAAGGTAACAACCTCATGAAGGGCTCCGTCCCGGCGAGCCTTGCCACATTCGGCGCTGTCTCCTTCGAAACCACCGGGAGCCGCCTCTGCGGCTGCATCCCCCTGGAGTTCGGGAGTAGCACCTACATGATGATGCAGTTAATTCGTGACCAGCCCCAGCTGAACACAGCGAACTGCGCGACGACCAATATGTGCACGCCCCAGGACCTGAACTGTAACGCCAAGcccaacgccgccgcgatCGGCTACAGCGGCGCGAGCgttgcggcggtggtgaccAGTGTTCTCGTCACGGTGGCGTCGCTTCTCGCGTAA